The following coding sequences lie in one Vitis vinifera cultivar Pinot Noir 40024 chromosome 19, ASM3070453v1 genomic window:
- the LOC100246366 gene encoding UPF0481 protein At3g47200, with translation MGKTAKGKRKMRNLRRAGANQKQTQGQPPEWVIEMNNEIKEGLLCDSGKSWTVYRVPKSMRGIQKNAFLPKIISIGPFHNKDPGLRIMEEHKMRYLLRLLESGPRENGERVEDSAQQVPQVVKAIRLEDLAESMRMLEQKTRENYSEDLQIDSDELIQMMVIDGCFVLELLRLYFKFDNEEEVEDPIFTTRWMLRTLQRDLLKLENQLPFFVLEKLYELIRLVDDPPLVDLVVTFFDPLLPRKNIKGKLNPNEEFDHMLDVFRSTFLSSINERTKPAGWKQLQKLDNIPLVEERQLIHCVTELQEAGVRFKMREDLDLLDISFKDGMLKIPPLYIDDNTVPLFLNLVAYEQCDQDAKPFFTNFCMFFDSLINSHTDVGILHKNGIINHVLGSDKDVANLFNKLGREIVYDLDECYLSQQMMDVNDYCKQYFASKWHVWFTNLIRDYFSSPWTFLSLLAAIALLLLTTAQTFYAVYAYYFPKS, from the exons ATGGGGAAAACGGCCAAAGGAAAGCGGAAAATGAGGAACCTAAGAAGAGCAGGAGCCAACCAAAAGCAAACTCAAGGACAACCCCCTGAGTGGGTGATCGAAATGAATAACGAAATTAAAGAAGGGCTTCTCTGTGACTCTGGAAAATCGTGGACAGTCTATCGAGTCCCCAAGAGCATGCGAGGAATCCAAAAAAACGCTTTTCTCCCAAAAATTATATCCATCGGCCCCTTCCATAATAAGGACCCAGGGCTACGGATCATGGAAGAACACAAGATGCGTTACCTCTTACGCCTGCTAGAGTCAGGGCCCCGGGAAAATGGTGAACGAGTAGAAGATTCGGCGCAACAGGTGCCTCAAGTTGTTAAGGCTATTCGGTTGGAGGATCTTGCAGAATCCATGAGGATGTTAGAACAGAAGACAAGGGAAAACTACTCGGAGGATTTACAGATTGACAGTGATGAATTGATTCAAATGATGGTGATTGATGGTTGCTTTGTGCTCGAATTACTGCGACTCTACTTCAAATTTGATAACGAG GAAGAAGTGGAAGATCCGATCTTCACAACCCGCTGGATGCTACGGACCCTCCAGAGAGATTTATTGAAGCTTGAGAACCAGCTGCCATTCTTCGTTCTTGAAAAATTATACGAGCTTATTAGGTTGGTCGATGACCCACCCCTCGTTGATCTTGTAGTCACATTCTTTGATCCCTTGCTGccaaggaaaaatattaaagggaAGCTGAACCCTAATGAGGAGTTTGATCATATGCTTGATGTGTTCCGTTCCACCTTCCTTTCCTCCATCAATGAAAGAACTAAACCTGCTGGATGGAAGCAACTGCAAAAGTTAGACAACATTCCACTGGTTGAAGAGAGACAGTTAATTCACTGTGTCACAGAGCTTCAAGAAGCAGGGGTTCGATTTAAAATGAGAGAAGACCTCGATTTGCTGGACATAAGTTTTAAAGACGGGATGTTGAAAATCCCTCCTCTATACATTGATGATAATACAGTCCCCCTCTTCCTAAATTTGGTTGCTTACGAGCAGTGTGACCAAGATGCTAAACCTTTCTTCACCAATTTCTGCATGTTCTTTGATAGCTTGATCAATTCTCATACCGACGTCGGGATTCTTCACAAGAATGGGATAATCAATCATGTTTTGGGGAGCGATAAGGATGTAGCAAATCTTTTTAACAAGCTTGGCCGGGAGATTGTTTATGATTTGGATGAATGCTACTTATCTCAACAAATGATGGACGTTAACGACTACTGCAAACAATACTTTGCGAGCAAATGGCATGTTTGGTTTACAAACTTGATCCGTGACTATTTCAGTAGTCCTTGGACTTTTCTCTCCCTCCTTGCTGCCATTGCTCTTTTGTTGCTTACTACTGCTCAAACTTTTTATGCTGTGTATGCTTACTATTTTCCAAAGTCATAA